Proteins encoded together in one Geothermobacter hydrogeniphilus window:
- a CDS encoding ABC transporter ATP-binding protein, translating into MPDLLQIEHIRKTFPGVVALDSVSFSVAPGEIHTLLGENGAGKSTLMNILTGLYRPDRGRMLFAGREVRFASPRASLACGIGMVHQHFMLVPAHSVFENILLALDGVPGFFSRRRFRARIQQVIDEFDLGLDLDSPVWKLSIGAQQWIELIKLLMRDCRLLILDEPTAVLTPQESERLFAVLTRLREQGKSVIFISHKMREVMEISDRVTVLKKGRSLTTLVRGDFDQARLAGLMIGDDQVPQWQKQSRVGDDVVLDIRDLSVRNDRGLADLDSCSLELRKGEILGIAGVAGNGQKALAEVLTGLKKAASGMILAAGEDITHSSARSSYIAGIAHIPEDRKSIGIAPDLSVDDNLILKSFKQPGFRRWIFQDRAAIRRNAREKIAQFAIKAGPDGAPVRYLSGGNIQKVIIARELSENPAVLVALYPTRGLDIGSAEYVHKVMADGAARGMSTLLISEDLDELLKICDRIAVMFRGRVVGCVDPRRTTREAIGLMMSGEEVA; encoded by the coding sequence ATGCCCGACCTGCTGCAGATCGAACATATCCGCAAGACCTTCCCCGGGGTGGTGGCGCTCGACAGCGTCTCCTTTTCGGTCGCGCCGGGGGAGATCCATACCCTGCTGGGAGAGAACGGCGCCGGCAAGAGCACCCTGATGAACATCCTCACCGGGCTTTACCGGCCCGATCGCGGGCGGATGCTGTTTGCCGGCCGCGAGGTGCGCTTTGCCAGTCCGCGCGCTTCGCTGGCCTGCGGCATCGGCATGGTCCACCAGCATTTCATGCTGGTTCCGGCCCACAGTGTGTTCGAGAATATTCTCCTGGCTCTTGACGGGGTGCCGGGTTTCTTTTCCCGGCGCCGGTTCCGGGCACGCATCCAGCAGGTGATCGATGAATTCGACCTCGGCCTCGATCTTGACAGTCCTGTCTGGAAGCTTTCCATCGGCGCCCAGCAATGGATCGAACTGATCAAGCTGCTGATGCGCGACTGCCGGCTGTTGATCCTCGACGAGCCGACGGCGGTACTGACCCCGCAGGAGAGCGAGCGGCTGTTCGCGGTTCTGACCCGGCTCCGGGAGCAGGGCAAAAGCGTGATCTTCATCTCCCACAAGATGCGCGAGGTGATGGAGATCTCCGACCGGGTGACGGTCTTGAAGAAAGGCCGCAGCCTGACCACCCTGGTCCGCGGTGATTTTGACCAGGCCAGGCTGGCGGGGTTGATGATCGGCGACGACCAGGTGCCGCAATGGCAGAAACAAAGCCGGGTCGGGGACGACGTGGTCCTCGATATCCGTGACCTCTCGGTTCGCAACGACCGGGGTCTGGCCGATCTTGACAGTTGCAGCCTGGAACTCAGAAAGGGCGAGATCCTCGGGATCGCCGGGGTGGCCGGCAACGGCCAGAAAGCTCTCGCTGAAGTCCTGACCGGATTGAAGAAAGCGGCTTCAGGGATGATTCTCGCTGCCGGGGAGGATATCACCCACAGCAGCGCCCGCAGTTCCTACATCGCCGGCATCGCCCACATCCCCGAAGATCGCAAGAGTATCGGCATCGCTCCCGATCTGAGTGTCGACGACAACCTGATTCTGAAGAGCTTCAAACAGCCCGGATTCAGGCGCTGGATTTTTCAGGACCGGGCGGCGATACGCCGCAATGCCCGCGAGAAGATCGCGCAGTTCGCCATCAAGGCCGGTCCGGACGGAGCCCCGGTACGCTATCTCTCCGGCGGCAATATCCAGAAGGTGATCATCGCCCGCGAACTTTCCGAGAATCCGGCGGTGCTGGTCGCTCTTTATCCGACCCGCGGACTCGACATCGGCAGCGCCGAGTATGTTCACAAGGTTATGGCGGATGGCGCGGCGCGGGGGATGAGCACCCTGCTGATTTCCGAGGATCTGGACGAACTGCTGAAAATCTGCGATCGCATTGCCGTCATGTTCCGCGGCCGGGTGGTCGGCTGTGTCGATCCGCGGCGGACGACGCGCGAGGCGATCGGGTTGATGATGAGCGGCGAGGAGGTGGCATGA
- a CDS encoding BMP family ABC transporter substrate-binding protein: MKVTTRFAFCIVFLALALTGCNKQEEAASTKTAEKPAPQAAEKQVKAGFVYVGPVGDGGWTYAHDQGRKAMEKLPFVEPSIFLESVHEGAEATRAITGLVNKGCNLVFTTSFGFMDATLEVAKKHPDTVFMHCSGYKTADNVGTYFGRMYQPRYLSGIIAGKMTKSNVIGYVGAFPIPEVIRGINAFALGVRSVNPKAVVKVVWTQTWFDPGVERDAADSLLDVGADVLTMHQDAPATLQAAEARGAYVIGYNSDMRKFAPNSFLTAPVWNWGALYTKVAAEVKDGTWKSRQIWWGMDKDLVRLAPLSDKVPADVKALVKEKTAAIVAGTLKPFAGPISDQDGKEVVAAGAVIADADLLGMNYFVAGVQGTIPK; the protein is encoded by the coding sequence CCGCTTCGACGAAGACGGCTGAGAAACCCGCGCCGCAGGCGGCGGAAAAGCAGGTCAAGGCCGGTTTTGTCTATGTCGGCCCGGTCGGCGACGGCGGCTGGACCTATGCCCACGACCAGGGCAGGAAGGCGATGGAAAAGCTTCCCTTCGTCGAACCTTCAATCTTCCTCGAATCGGTCCATGAAGGGGCTGAGGCTACGCGGGCCATTACCGGCCTGGTGAACAAGGGCTGCAACCTGGTCTTCACCACCAGTTTCGGTTTCATGGATGCAACCCTGGAGGTGGCGAAGAAGCATCCCGATACGGTTTTCATGCACTGTTCGGGTTACAAGACCGCTGACAATGTCGGCACCTATTTCGGTCGCATGTATCAGCCGCGCTACCTCTCCGGCATCATCGCCGGCAAGATGACCAAGTCGAATGTCATCGGTTATGTCGGTGCCTTCCCGATTCCCGAGGTGATCCGCGGTATCAACGCCTTCGCTCTCGGCGTGCGCAGTGTCAATCCCAAGGCCGTGGTGAAGGTGGTCTGGACCCAGACCTGGTTTGATCCCGGCGTCGAGCGGGATGCCGCCGACAGCCTGCTTGATGTCGGCGCCGATGTGCTGACCATGCACCAGGATGCTCCGGCCACCCTGCAGGCCGCCGAGGCCCGCGGCGCCTATGTCATCGGCTACAACTCCGACATGCGCAAGTTCGCCCCGAACTCTTTTCTGACCGCGCCGGTCTGGAACTGGGGCGCGCTTTACACCAAGGTTGCCGCTGAGGTGAAGGACGGCACCTGGAAATCGCGGCAGATCTGGTGGGGGATGGACAAGGACCTGGTGCGCCTGGCGCCGCTGAGTGACAAGGTTCCGGCCGACGTCAAGGCCCTGGTCAAGGAGAAGACCGCCGCGATCGTTGCCGGTACCCTGAAACCGTTTGCCGGGCCGATCAGCGACCAGGACGGCAAGGAGGTGGTGGCGGCGGGGGCCGTCATCGCCGACGCTGATCTGCTGGGGATGAATTATTTTGTTGCCGGGGTCCAGGGAACGATCCCGAAATAA